CCAGCCGTAGCAGGCGTTCGGGGTGGGCCCGTTCGACCACGGCGATGGTGTGGGCCAACACATCCTTGTGGCGGTGCACCGGGTCCTGCTCGAGCGCCAAGGCGGGCAGCTCCGGCAAGAACGCACCAGCCAGACCGGTGTCACAGAGGAACCACAGCCCGTCCGCCGGACGTTCGACGGTCACCAGCTTGTCCAGCTCGTCGCGGATGCGCTCGGACGAGACGATCCCGAGTCGGTCGTGGAGCTGGCGCACGGCGTCGACGAGCTCCGGCTCGGGCGCCAGGCCATGGCCGGCGATGAACCGCGCCGCTCGCATCATCCTGAGCGGGTCGTCGCTGAACGACACATCGGGGCGCAGGGGCGTACGGAGCCGGTGCTGGGCAAGATCCTGGAGCCCCCCGAAGGGATCGATCAGCTCGACCGCGGGGAGTCGCAGCGCCATGGCGTTCACGGTGAAATCGCGGCGGGACAGGTCGGTCTCGACGTCAGCCGCGAAGCGGACCGTCGGCTTGCGCGAGTCAGGCCGGTAGACCTCGGCCCGGTGCGTGGTGACCTCGTTGCGACGTCCCTTGTGGCGAAAGCCCACGGTGCCGAAGCTCTTGCCCTGCAACCACACGGCGTCGGCCCATCCCCGCACGAGGCTCTCGACCTCGTCGGGAGACGCGTCCGTAGTGAAGTCGAGGTCGACGTCGCCGAGGTCGATGCGCGGATCGGCGATGGCGTCACGCACGGTGCCACCGACCAGATAGAGCGTCCGGCCGGCGGCGACGAACCGCTCCGCCAGCTCGGACGCCTCCTCGATGAGCGGCGCCAGCCGCTCGGGGATCACGGGCTGTTCCTCAGCCGTTGCGGCCGGCTCCCCGGGTGGGCTCGGGGGGGACAGCCCCGCGCTCCCAGATGAGCCTCG
This Acidimicrobiales bacterium DNA region includes the following protein-coding sequences:
- a CDS encoding HDIG domain-containing protein, which produces MIPERLAPLIEEASELAERFVAAGRTLYLVGGTVRDAIADPRIDLGDVDLDFTTDASPDEVESLVRGWADAVWLQGKSFGTVGFRHKGRRNEVTTHRAEVYRPDSRKPTVRFAADVETDLSRRDFTVNAMALRLPAVELIDPFGGLQDLAQHRLRTPLRPDVSFSDDPLRMMRAARFIAGHGLAPEPELVDAVRQLHDRLGIVSSERIRDELDKLVTVERPADGLWFLCDTGLAGAFLPELPALALEQDPVHRHKDVLAHTIAVVERAHPERLLRLAALLHDVGKPATRRFGPDGVSFHHHEVVGARMARDRMRALRYSNDDVDVVTRLIELHLRFHTYRMGWT